TCCGGACTCCGCCTCCGGTCCCCTCCCCTGTTGCCACTTCCGGCAACGGGGGAGGGCTAGGGAGGAGGCGCGAATGGAGGCGGCGCCACATTAGCGCAAGCTCACGCCCGCGAATTACACCGCGCCCTCACTTGCCTCCTGATTGCCGGTGGATCGCGCCGTGCGATTAAGTATCGAAAAGTCAGCAGCGGCTTGGAGACGGTCTCCACCCTGAACGGCCTCCACGCTAACCCTCCTCCGTTCGCGGAGATGCTCACTGGAGGAGGGAACCGGATCCGGACTCCACCTCCGGTCCCCTCCCCTGTTGCCACTTCTGGCAACGGGGGAGGGCTAGGGTGGAGGCGCAAACAGACGCGGCAGCTGTTATGCAATCGACCTATGTCTGAACCCCCACGCCGCCGCTGGCGATCCTCCGCGGCAGTGGAATCTCGCGCCCGCGAGTTACGCCGCGCTCTCACCCCCGCCGAGCAACAACTCTGGCATCACTTGCGGTCCCGCCAACTCGCCGGCTACGGCTTTCGGCGCCAGTACCCGGTCGGCCGCTTCATCGTCGACTTCTTTTGCCCGGCGGCAAAGCTGGTCATCGAAGTCGATGGAGATACTCACGCCGAGCAGACCGACTATGACGCCGAACGTACTCGCTGGTTGAACCAACAGAAGGGCTACACCGTACTGCGTTTCACCAATGGCGATGTGCATCGCAATCTGACGGCCGTGCTGGACGCCATCGTCGCGGCCCTGACGCGGCCTCCACCCTGAACGGCCTCCACCCTAACCCTCCTCCGTTCGCGGAGA
This portion of the Candidatus Binatia bacterium genome encodes:
- a CDS encoding DUF559 domain-containing protein, which encodes MSEPPRRRWRSSAAVESRARELRRALTPAEQQLWHHLRSRQLAGYGFRRQYPVGRFIVDFFCPAAKLVIEVDGDTHAEQTDYDAERTRWLNQQKGYTVLRFTNGDVHRNLTAVLDAIVAALTRPPP